A window of the Bradyrhizobium diazoefficiens genome harbors these coding sequences:
- a CDS encoding DUF4118 domain-containing protein, whose amino-acid sequence MRRAGLVGVPRVRPWSWQAFLLGFVVVAVSAAIQGACVALGAKLYFAAFLPSLFVLGVVAGAPAAMFAALLTIPVVWWAFIPPFFEFTPLSSANADSINLFCLLAVLVIGLADLCRASMTINSCRGLKASGESPATNSQ is encoded by the coding sequence ATGAGGCGTGCGGGACTGGTTGGCGTACCGCGAGTACGGCCATGGTCGTGGCAGGCATTTCTGCTCGGATTTGTCGTCGTCGCAGTGTCGGCTGCGATTCAAGGCGCCTGCGTCGCGCTCGGCGCAAAGCTCTATTTCGCGGCATTCCTGCCGAGCCTGTTCGTGCTCGGCGTTGTCGCAGGCGCGCCGGCAGCGATGTTCGCCGCACTGCTCACCATTCCGGTGGTGTGGTGGGCGTTCATCCCGCCCTTCTTCGAGTTCACGCCGCTGTCCAGCGCGAACGCCGATTCCATCAATTTGTTCTGCCTGCTCGCCGTGCTTGTGATTGGCCTGGCCGACCTCTGCCGCGCGAGCATGACGATCAACAGCTGTCGCGGGTTGAAGGCGTCGGGCGAGAGCCCGGCAACGAATTCGCAATAA